In Candidatus Cetobacterium colombiensis, one genomic interval encodes:
- a CDS encoding ABC transporter permease — protein MRKFFVGLIYLLLSLLFLLPFMGIFVKSINLKMWEYVLKSPQTYESLWTTFLVVVITMLINFIIGTPLASFMARENFKGKGIIEFLIILPLIIPTMVSTMGLQFAFIKINLIESILGVAIVHSIATMPYYIQSMRAGYITLNKDYINLGKVLGANSIQRFLKITLPIIYPSFLVGMSLIIIVSLAQYLITFIIGGGQIMTLPILMMPYLVDGGVTNGTVYSVIYVAFTYFLVFLVGRVVKSIYRKREY, from the coding sequence ATGAGAAAATTTTTTGTAGGATTAATATATTTACTTTTGTCTTTGCTATTTTTGTTACCATTTATGGGAATATTTGTAAAAAGTATAAATTTAAAAATGTGGGAATATGTATTAAAGTCACCTCAAACCTATGAAAGTTTATGGACCACTTTTTTAGTTGTAGTAATAACTATGCTAATCAATTTTATAATAGGGACACCGTTGGCTTCATTTATGGCTAGAGAAAATTTTAAAGGAAAAGGGATTATAGAATTTTTAATAATTTTACCCCTAATAATTCCAACGATGGTTAGTACTATGGGACTTCAATTTGCATTTATAAAAATAAACTTGATAGAAAGTATTTTAGGTGTAGCAATTGTTCACAGCATAGCTACAATGCCCTATTATATTCAAAGTATGAGAGCAGGTTATATTACCTTAAATAAAGATTATATAAATTTAGGAAAAGTTCTAGGTGCTAATTCAATTCAAAGATTTTTAAAAATCACTTTACCAATAATATATCCATCTTTTTTAGTTGGAATGTCATTAATAATAATAGTATCATTAGCCCAATATTTAATTACATTTATAATTGGAGGAGGTCAAATTATGACACTTCCAATATTAATGATGCCATACTTAGTTGATGGTGGAGTAACTAATGGAACAGTCTATAGTGTTATTTATGTGGCCTTTACATATTTTTTAGTTTTTTTAGTGGGTAGAGTAGTAAAAAGTATATATAGAAAGAGAGAATATTAA
- a CDS encoding ABC transporter permease, whose product MEKIKKFIYIIPFLLYMTFFFLYGLYYVLMTSLGYNRILTESCFTLDYYKEVLCSKEFYASLIYTIKINSIASFIAFILTVIVLFLVFFSKRKGYFYTKSFQKVIEAPVFVPYLVSSYGVLLLLMRRGVINNILLKLGLISSIDQFPILTNDHNGIGIIFTYVWKALPFMTMMSLPVVFRVDKKWDSLGKIYNLSDIAFFKKIIFPLVFPSLSISFFIVLTYLFASFETPYILGVTHPRVLAVMVFDMYAKGSLDLRGKIMVMNILISAISLLFGGVMCLALRFFTKFQEREW is encoded by the coding sequence TTGGAAAAAATTAAAAAGTTTATATATATAATTCCTTTTTTATTATATATGACATTTTTCTTTTTATATGGTCTATACTATGTGTTGATGACATCTTTAGGCTATAATAGAATTCTAACTGAATCTTGTTTTACTTTAGATTATTATAAAGAAGTTTTATGCTCGAAAGAGTTTTATGCAAGTTTAATATACACAATAAAAATAAATAGTATTGCATCATTTATAGCTTTTATTTTAACTGTAATAGTTTTATTTTTAGTTTTTTTTAGTAAAAGAAAAGGATATTTTTACACAAAGAGTTTTCAAAAAGTAATAGAAGCTCCTGTGTTTGTTCCATATTTAGTAAGTTCTTATGGTGTATTACTACTTTTAATGAGAAGAGGAGTAATAAATAATATTTTATTGAAGTTAGGTTTGATATCATCAATTGATCAATTTCCAATATTAACTAATGATCATAATGGAATAGGAATAATTTTTACATATGTATGGAAAGCTTTACCTTTTATGACAATGATGAGTTTGCCCGTGGTTTTTAGAGTGGATAAAAAATGGGATTCTTTAGGAAAAATTTATAATTTAAGTGATATTGCTTTTTTTAAAAAAATAATTTTTCCTTTGGTTTTTCCTAGTTTAAGCATAAGTTTTTTTATAGTTTTAACTTATTTATTTGCTTCTTTTGAAACTCCTTATATACTCGGAGTTACACATCCAAGAGTTTTAGCTGTAATGGTATTTGATATGTATGCAAAAGGAAGTTTAGATTTAAGAGGAAAAATAATGGTTATGAATATATTAATTTCAGCAATAAGCTTGCTATTTGGTGGAGTTATGTGTTTAGCTTTAAGATTTTTTACAAAATTCCAGGAGAGAGAGTGGTAG
- a CDS encoding ABC transporter substrate-binding protein has protein sequence MLKKIKIALSLVLIAGSLIGCGKKEKQDVNIYMWGGSKEINTFMDDVVAPKIQEKENITVKRVPIVDIKDVVNKLIIEKQAGKKNGVIDVLWVNGENFKALKDAGVLEGNILSKIPNKNLLKESTTVKDFGEDINGLEVPFGEAQFNLIYDTKKGNVPFVGWETLTEYVKKNPGKFTYPNASNFTGSAFVRNIVIDMLGYDNIEKMTPEEFKQNLNIVWNYLNEIEPYLWRKGETYPESEGKLDLLYSAGEVDVTMGYTINKVNSKIESGDYPETSKSFLLNRGTLFNNHYLAIPKNSQNKDGAIAVINELVSPEIQLLKQEPKNWGDFTILDMKKLPPETVKKFFDLNKNGKIPSLEELQEKRVLELTPDKLRIIEEGWIEKVGKN, from the coding sequence ATGTTGAAAAAAATAAAAATAGCTTTATCTTTAGTTTTGATAGCCGGTTCTTTAATCGGATGTGGGAAAAAAGAAAAGCAAGATGTAAATATATATATGTGGGGAGGATCTAAAGAGATTAATACATTTATGGATGATGTAGTTGCTCCTAAAATTCAAGAAAAAGAAAATATAACAGTAAAAAGGGTTCCTATTGTTGATATTAAAGACGTAGTTAATAAATTAATTATAGAAAAGCAGGCAGGAAAGAAGAATGGTGTAATTGATGTTTTGTGGGTTAACGGAGAAAATTTTAAAGCATTAAAAGACGCTGGAGTTTTAGAAGGGAATATTTTATCTAAAATTCCAAATAAAAATTTATTGAAAGAAAGTACAACCGTTAAAGACTTTGGAGAGGATATAAACGGATTAGAAGTTCCTTTTGGAGAGGCTCAGTTTAATCTAATTTATGATACAAAAAAGGGAAATGTTCCATTTGTAGGATGGGAAACATTAACAGAGTATGTAAAGAAAAATCCGGGAAAATTTACATATCCTAATGCCTCGAACTTTACGGGAAGTGCATTTGTTAGAAATATAGTAATAGATATGTTAGGTTATGACAATATTGAAAAAATGACTCCTGAAGAGTTTAAACAAAATTTAAATATAGTATGGAATTATTTAAATGAAATTGAACCTTATTTATGGAGAAAAGGAGAAACTTACCCTGAGTCAGAAGGAAAGTTAGACCTTTTATACTCAGCTGGTGAAGTAGATGTAACAATGGGTTATACTATTAATAAAGTAAATTCAAAAATAGAATCAGGTGACTATCCAGAAACATCAAAAAGTTTCTTATTAAATAGAGGGACATTATTTAATAACCACTATTTAGCAATACCTAAAAATTCTCAAAATAAAGATGGAGCAATAGCAGTAATAAATGAATTGGTTTCTCCAGAGATACAATTATTAAAGCAAGAACCAAAAAATTGGGGAGACTTTACTATTTTAGATATGAAAAAATTACCTCCTGAAACTGTAAAAAAATTCTTTGATTTAAATAAAAATGGAAAAATCCCATCACTTGAAGAGTTACAAGAAAAAAGAGTTCTAGAATTAACACCTGATAAGTTAAGAATTATAGAGGAAGGATGGATAGAGAAAGTTGGAAAAAATTAA
- a CDS encoding TVP38/TMEM64 family protein: MSQKKNPIKIIIIVAILAAAIFGLAKSGALEYLKDREKLETLIKSLGMWGPVAYIGLYAIVTTTCISVLPLTLAGGLIFGAVMGIIYTAIGACLGLSLAFLIARYIARKPIEDKFGKTEAFKKINEGVKNEGWFILATTRLLPVFPFGIQNYVYGLTPISFVQYSLLSTLFILPGTSVFVLLAGAVASGDMKTAVKMSITASLIFFALTMVTKLIAKKAKKNS, encoded by the coding sequence ATGAGTCAGAAGAAAAACCCAATAAAAATTATTATTATAGTAGCTATTTTAGCTGCAGCTATATTTGGATTAGCTAAATCTGGAGCTTTAGAATATTTAAAAGATAGAGAAAAATTAGAAACATTAATTAAAAGTTTAGGAATGTGGGGACCAGTGGCATACATAGGTTTATATGCTATTGTGACTACAACTTGTATATCAGTTTTACCGTTAACTTTAGCTGGTGGTCTTATATTTGGTGCTGTAATGGGAATTATATACACAGCTATAGGAGCTTGTTTAGGATTATCATTAGCATTTTTAATAGCTAGATATATTGCAAGAAAGCCAATTGAAGACAAATTTGGAAAAACAGAAGCATTTAAAAAAATTAATGAAGGTGTAAAAAACGAAGGATGGTTTATACTAGCAACAACAAGATTGTTACCAGTATTCCCATTTGGAATTCAAAACTATGTTTACGGATTAACGCCGATTAGTTTTGTTCAGTACTCTTTATTATCAACTTTATTTATTTTACCTGGAACATCTGTATTTGTATTGTTAGCAGGAGCAGTGGCATCAGGAGATATGAAGACAGCTGTAAAAATGTCAATAACAGCTTCATTAATATTCTTTGCTTTAACGATGGTAACTAAGCTAATTGCGAAAAAAGCGAAGAAAAACTCGTAA
- a CDS encoding sulfurtransferase produces MKRNLILGSLLLSMVAFAKDYTQYKSDKLVSAETAKELIETNKNVVVIDVRPEYKFLTGNVEGSYNMWRPDMEPKDKRYGEIGGMRASREEMEAELNKMGVTKDTTLVLIGDGLDEYRLWWILDMYGMENIKLVDGGYAALKDAGVKTKFGKEADEKKGNFKFEATSDKDALATIQEVEGAINNPADVILDTRTKKEFTGEDLKKGAVEKGRIPGSVWIEWTEALNKDKTIKSYDELVTLFNQKGVTADKEILPYCQSAVRSAHTTFVLKELLGYPTVKNYDGSWIEWSYAAKDGKVKLETGE; encoded by the coding sequence ATGAAAAGAAATTTAATTTTAGGATCATTACTATTATCAATGGTAGCTTTTGCAAAGGATTACACTCAATATAAATCAGACAAGCTGGTTAGTGCAGAAACTGCAAAGGAATTAATTGAAACAAATAAAAATGTAGTTGTTATAGATGTAAGGCCAGAATATAAGTTTTTAACAGGAAACGTTGAGGGTTCTTATAATATGTGGAGACCTGATATGGAGCCAAAAGATAAAAGATACGGTGAAATAGGTGGAATGAGAGCTTCTAGAGAAGAGATGGAAGCTGAATTAAATAAAATGGGTGTAACAAAAGATACAACATTAGTTTTAATTGGAGATGGATTAGACGAGTACAGACTTTGGTGGATACTAGATATGTACGGAATGGAAAATATCAAACTTGTTGATGGAGGATACGCAGCATTGAAGGATGCAGGAGTAAAAACAAAGTTTGGAAAAGAAGCTGACGAAAAGAAAGGGAACTTTAAATTTGAAGCGACTTCAGATAAAGATGCATTAGCAACAATTCAAGAGGTTGAAGGTGCTATAAATAATCCAGCAGATGTTATTTTAGATACAAGAACAAAAAAAGAGTTTACTGGTGAAGATTTAAAAAAAGGTGCAGTTGAAAAAGGAAGAATTCCAGGAAGTGTTTGGATAGAATGGACTGAAGCTTTAAATAAAGATAAAACAATAAAATCATATGATGAGTTAGTTACTCTTTTCAATCAAAAAGGTGTAACTGCAGATAAAGAAATTTTACCATATTGTCAATCAGCAGTAAGATCAGCTCACACAACATTTGTATTAAAAGAGTTATTAGGATATCCAACAGTTAAAAATTATGATGGATCTTGGATAGAGTGGTCTTATGCAGCAAAAGATGGAAAAGTAAAATTAGAGACAGGAGAATAA